Proteins from a genomic interval of Trifolium pratense cultivar HEN17-A07 linkage group LG6, ARS_RC_1.1, whole genome shotgun sequence:
- the LOC123891805 gene encoding uncharacterized protein LOC123891805, protein MLKIESFNTGLESYSTFIFGLNSNSIELPPSPYDEEEITFFPGFVQIQYKSLKSKSCNSGLKDYSTFIPDLNSNSIDLLSSSYDDEEEITFIPDLIQIQHESLELKSSNNNLEDRSTFISSQDLSDEDNFITYDEPFLTFDAPDEDNFITYDMPLLHTTSRLTFDDDNDNDDNYNGDDEYDDDD, encoded by the coding sequence ATGTTGAAAATAGAATCTTTTAATACTGGCTTAGAAAGCTATTCAACATTTATTTTTGGTCTAAATTCGAACTCAATTGAACTCCCACCATCGCCTTATGACGAGGAGGAAATCACATTCTTCCCTGGCTTTGTCCAAATTCAATACAAGTCATTGAAATCAAAATCTTGCAATTCCGGCTTAAAAGACTATTCAACTTTTATCCCTGATTTAAATTCGAATTCAATTGACCTCCTATCATCCTCTTATGATGATGAGGAGGAAATCACATTCATCCCTGACTTAATCCAAATCCAACATGAGTCATTAGAATTAAAATCTTCCAACAACAACTTAGAAGATCGTTCAACATTTATCTCTAGTCAAGATTTGTCTGATGAGGACAACTTTATTACATATGACGAACCTTTCTTGACATTCGATGCCCCTGATGAGGACAACTTTATTACGTACGACATGCCTTTATTACATACGACAAGTCGTTTAACATTTGATGATGACAACGACAATGATGACAATTATAACGGTGATGACGagtatgatgatgatgattaa
- the LOC123889711 gene encoding UDP-sulfoquinovose synthase, chloroplastic — MAQLLSSSCSLAFSSTNKPCLKPFNQCSTSFSNTVGCDNSRTTFRRLYLREQKQMKRFAVVNASTVSTGQEAPVQTSSGDPFKPKRVMVIGGDGYCGWATALHLSNKGYEVAIVDNLVRRLFDHQLGLDSLTPISSIQDRIQCWKSLTGKSIELYIGDICEFEFLSETFKSYEPDAVVHFGEQRSAPFSMIDRSRAVYTQQNNVIGTLNVLFAIKEYREDCHLVKLGTMGEYGTPNIDIEEGYITITHNGRTDTLPYPKQASSFYHLSKVHDSHNIAFTCKAWGIRATDLNQGVVYGVRTDETAMHEVLCNRFDYDAIFGTALNRFCVQAAVGHPLTVYGKGGQTRGFLDIRDTVQCIELAIANPANPGEFRVFNQFTEQFQVNELANLVTKAGEKLGLDVKTISVPNPRVELEEHYYNCKNTKLVDLGLRPHFLSDSLIDSLLNFAVQYKDRVDTKQIMPGVSWRKVGVKTKTVSS; from the exons ATGGCTCAATTGCTATCATCTTCTTGCTCCTTGGCTTTCTCGTCTACAAATAAACCTTGTTTAAAACCTTTTAATCAATGCTCAACATCATTTTCTAACACGGTTGGTTGTGATAACTCGAGAACTACATTTAGAAGGCTTTACTTGCGAGAACagaaacaaatgaaaagatTCGCAGTTGTAAATGCTTCTACAGTTTCAACCGGCCAGGAAGCTCCGGTTCAAACTAGTTCTGGCGACCCTTTTAAACCGAAGCGAGTCATGGTCATTGGTGGAGATGGATATTGTGGTTGGGCAACTGCTCTCCACCTTTCTAACAAAGGTTACGAGGTTGCCATTGTTGACAACCTTGTTCGACGCCTATTTGATCACCAGCTCGGACTAGATTCTCTTACACCGATTTCATCCATCCAGGATCGCATTCAGTGTTGGAAATCTCTTACCGGAAAAAGTATCGAGCTATACATTGGTGATATATGTGAGTTTGAGTTCTTATCTGAAACCTTCAAGTCCTACGAACCCGATGCTGTTGTCCATTTTGGGGAACAGCGATCTGCTCCTTTCTCTATGATAGACCGGTCAAGAGCTGTGTATACCCAGCAAAACAATGTTATCGGGACATTGAATGTGCTCTTTGCTATAAAAGAGTACAGAGAGGATTGTCATCTAGTTAAGCTTGGGACAATGGGTGAATATGGGACTCCAAATATTGATATCGAGGAAGGTTATATTACCATTACGCACAATGGAAGAACAGACACTTTGCCGTATCCGAAGCAAGCTAGCTCATTCTATCATTTAAGCAAGGTACATGATTCACATAACATAGCCTTCACTTGCAAAGCTTGGGGCATTCGAGCAACTGATCTGAATCAAGGAGTAGTATATGGAGTAAGAACAGATGAGACTGCAATGCATGAAGTGCTGTGTAACAGGTTCGATTATGATGCAATATTTGGAACTGCGTTGAATCGGTTTTGTGTTCAGGCTGCTGTTGGTCATCCACTCACTGTATATGGTAAAGGAGGCCAG ACTAGAGGCTTCCTTGACATAAGAGATACAGTTCAATGTATTGAGCTTGCCATTGCAAACCCGGCTAACCCTGGAGAGTTCCGAGTCTTCAATCAATTTACCGAACAATTTCAAGTGAATGAACTAGCTAACCTTGTTACAAAAGCTGGTGAGAAGCTTGGCCTTGACGTGAAAACCATATCAGTGCCTAACCCAAGAGTTGAGTTAGAGGAGCATTACTACAATTGCAAGAACACCAAACTAGTCGATCTTGGACTCAGACCACACTTTCTTTCAGATTCTCTCATTGATTCATTGCTTAACTTTGCGGTTCAGTACAAAGATCGCGTTGACACAAAGCAAATTATGCCTGGCGTTTCCTGGAGAAAGGTTGGAGTTAAAACAAAAACTGTTTCATCATAA
- the LOC123892281 gene encoding triacylglycerol lipase SDP1-like, producing MDHISNEASVDHFPIGPSDILGKTIAFRVLFCKSMSHLRYQIFQLLLGFLYKFKGVLKLKPFLSWFHPRNPQGILAMMTIVAILLKRYTNVKVRAEMAYRRKFWRNMMRSALTYDEWAHGAMMLDKLTPKMNESDLYDVELVRNKLQELRHRRQEGSLRDIMFCMRADLVRNLGNMCNPELHKGRLQVPKLIKEYLDEVSTQLKMVCDSDSEELSLEEKHAFMHETRHAFGRTALLLSGGASLGAFHVGVVKTLVKHRLLPRIVAGSSVGSIMCAIVATRPWRELQSFFEDSLHSLQFFDQMGGIFAVVKRVAMRGAVHEIRQLQMLLRHLTNNLTFQEAYDMTGRVLGITVCSPRKHEPPRCLNYLTSPHVVIWSAVTASCAFPGLFEAQELMAKNRSGDIVPYHPPFNLGPEEGSTPSRRWRDGSLEIDLPMMQLKELFNVNHFIVSQANPHIAPLLRLKEFVRTYGGNFAAKLAHLVVLEVKHRCNQVLELGFPLGGLAKLFAQEWEGDVTIVMPATVAQYLKIIQNPSLGELQKAANQGRRCSWEKLSAIKANCEIELALDESVAHVNNMRRLKRISERTASASHGLSSTVRFSASRRIPSWNCMARENSASSLEDLTDAASSLHQAIGSDSENVESISWTRSGGPLMRTASANMFVDFLQNLEVVDTEINRGVVAHASPRDFQYHSFRHTGPNRNSESEQKEIDNRVASGSSIVINEGDLLQTEKIHNGIVFNVVKKEALTPSDRCHDFGNYNNEVVECDQIDSPGKEMDTASSDSDNENAESTPSLSLDQNTVDSS from the exons ATGGATCATATTAGTAATGAAGCTAGTGTAGATCATTTTCCGATTGGTCCTTCAGACATTCTTGGTAAGACAATTGCTTTTAGGGTTCTATTCTGCAAATCAATGTCACATTTGAGGTATCAAATATTTCAATTGTTGTTAGGGTTCTTGTATAAGTTTAAAGGGGTGTTGAAATTGAAACCCTTTTTATCATGGTTTCATCCAAGAAACCCACAAGGGATATTAGCAATGATGACAATAGTTGCTATATTGTTGAAACGTTACACGAATGTGAAAGTTAGGGCTGAAATGGCATATAGGagaaaattttggagaaatatGATGAGAAGTGCTTTGACTTATGATGAATGGGCTCATGGTGCTATGATGCTTGATAAATTGACACCAAAGATGAATGAATCGGATCTTTATGATGTTGAATTGGTGAGGAACAAACTTCAAGAGCTTCGTCACCGTCGACAAGAGGGATCTCTTAGAGATATTATGTTTTGTATGCGTGCTGATCTTGTTCGAAATTTAGGCAATATGTGTAACCCTGAACTACATAAGGGTAGGCTTCAAGTGCCTAAATTAATCAAGGAGTACCTTGATGAGGTATCAACACAGTTGAAGATGGTTTGCGATTCGGATTCTGAGGAGCTATCGTTGGAAGAAAAGCATGCTTTCATGCATGAAACTAGACATGCTTTTGGGAGAACAGCTTTGCTTTTAAGTGGTGGTGCTTCTCTTGGAGCTTTTCATGTTGGTGTAGTTAAAACACTGGTAAAACATAGACTCTTGCCTAGGATAGTTGCTGGTTCAAGCGTTGGATCCATTATGTGTGCTATTGTTGCCACTAGGCCATGGCGAGAACTTCAGAGTTTCTTCGAGGATTCGTTGCATTCATTGCAATTTTTCGATCAAATGGGTGGAATTTTCGCGGTTGTCAAGAGGGTCGCAATGCGCGGAGCTGTTCATGAGATCAGGCAGTTGCAAATGTTGTTGAGGCATTTAACAAATAATCTTACATTTCAAGAAGCTTATGATATGACAGGTAGAGTTCTTGGAATTACGGTTTGCTCCCCAAGGAAACATGAACCTCCTAGATGTCTTAACTACTTGACGTCACCTCACGTGGTTATATGGAGTGCTGTAACCGCTTCTTGTGCATTCCCTGGCCTTTTTGAAGCTCAAGAATTGATGGCAAAGAATAGAAGCGGAGATATTGTTCCTTACCATCCTCCTTTTAATCTAGGTCCTGAAGAAGGCTCCACACCGTCACGCCGGTGGAGGGACGGTAGCTTAGAGATTGATTTACCTATGATGCAGTTGAAAGAGCTATTCAATGTCAATCATTTCATCGTCAGTCAGGCCAACCCTCACATTGCACCATTGTTGAGATTGAAGGAGTTTGTAAGAACTTATGGAGGCAATTTTGCTGCCAAG CTTGCTCACCTTGTGGTGTTGGAGGTGAAACATAGGTGCAATCAAGTACTGGAACTTGGCTTTCCCTTAGGTGGACTTGCCAAACTGTTTGCTCAAGAATGGGAAGGTGATGTCACTATTGTTATGCCTGCTACCGTTGCTCAG TACTTAAAGATTATACAAAACCCTTCTTTAGGAGAGCTTCAAAAAGCAGCCAACCAAGGCAGAAGATGTAGCTGGGAGAAGCTTTCAGCCATAAAAGCAAATTGTGAAATTGAGCTTGCTCTTGACGAATCTGTAGCACATGTCAATAATATGAGAAGACTAAAACGAATTTCTGAGAGAACTGCTTCTGCCTCTCATGGTTTGTCAAGTACTGTCAGATTCAGCGCTTCAAGAAGAATTCCTTCTTGGAATTGCATGGCACGAGAGAATTCGGCAAGTTCTCTTGAAGACCTTACGGATGCTGCTTCTTCATTGCATCAAGCCATTGGCAGTGACTCTGAAAATGTTGAATCAATATCTTGGACAAGATCTGGTGGCCCTTTGATGAGAACCGCTTCAGCAAATATGTTCGTCGACTTTCTCCAAAACTTAGAGGTCGTTGATACCGAAATAAATAGAGGCGTGGTGGCGCATGCTAGCCCTCGTGATTTTCAGTATCATAGTTTCAGACACACAGGACCAAATAGGAACTCAGAATCTGAGCAGAAGGAAATCGACAACAGGGTTGCGAGTGGATCTAGCATTGTGATAAACGAAGGTGATCTTTTGCAGACGGAAAAGATTCATAACGGGATTGTGTTTAATGTTGTCAAGAAAGAAGCCTTAACACCTTCGGATAGGTGTCATGATTTTGGAAATTACAACAATGAAGTTGTTGAATGCGACCAAATTGACAGTCCAGGGAAGGAGATGGATACTGCTAGCTCCGATTCTGACAACGAAAATGCTGAATCCACACCTTCTTTGAGCTTGGATCAAAACACTGTTGATAGTAGTTAG
- the LOC123892280 gene encoding calmodulin binding protein PICBP, with translation MFDQKAEIESQDMIEADESVSSHQENRGKFESKKKMKKVRSMKLQRLSSRGRKSQHDHKFSILSSVGTVEVADASPNYMKGTSSSSSHAKDSFQIAENVITNKKLTRVTTLKVKRSLTRKLSGRTEQNRKLKSSRSIKLASVKGPKSTTMLYSDSESVHGSDGKNKSSTSDAGNKSQRVITRRLSLKPVRISSKKPSLHKATCSSTIKDSHFSDQIDIPQEGSSSLGLSAVRVCPYTYCSLHGHRHGDLPPLKRFVSMRRHQIKTQKSVKKDGRSKQIGNARKATQKTKTVQSVDGNSHFHNVKNLATDSSPFKSRDTPPSTVNEGDTSTKGKNMEPDFEVLQKSFGQEEPKTGSTASASYGVQERDQKYIKKWHLMYKHAVLSNTGKCEYKVPFVEKDKNSYSETDSDMDDEKKNVIELVQKAFDEILLPEAENLSSDDHSKSRGNETDEVLLDKCEGKIEERNATTFAESPKELQKMESKPKSWSHLKKVILLKRFVKALEKVRNINPRPRQFPSDANFEAETVLLNRQTAEERKKSEEWMLDYAIQKVISKLAPVQRQKVTLLIEAFETIRPFHDADNGPRSTVTVESQENPIQSVDASSNHSKGEINEGRDCEETEGARNDKNVTACEKNDENATMESTSAHVVKFPVFNEAILEEEVTIKTENMEPDHKVPENIFVQEEPKHGSSSSSTTGVPYGVKEGDQKYIKKWHLMYKHAVLSNTGKCKSELPFVGKDNEGREEDDITFNGGKSSCHYYSETDSDMDDEKKNVIELVQKAFDEILLPEAEDLTCDGHSKSRSYGSEEVLLEKSEGKEEEEMNTTTFTESPKESQKMENKPKSWSHLKKLILLKRFVKALDKVRNINPRRPRQLPSDANFEAEKVLLNRQSVEERKKSEEWMLDYALQKVISKLAPAQRQKVTLLIEAFETIRPFQDAEYGPRSTVVVKSQENPIQSFDASSNHSKEEIKDGRDFEVTERARNDKNMTACNENKESAAVESTSTDVVKFPVFSVGISEEEVTTKGENLEPDHKVPQKIFVQEEPKHGSSNTGVPYGGQEGDQKYIKKWHLMYKHAVLSNTGNCENEPPFVGKDNEGREEDDVAFNHSETDSDMDDEKKNVIELVQKAFDEILFPEAEDLSSDDHSESRSYGSEDVLLEKNEGKEEERNTTTFTESPKESQKMENKPKSWSYLKKVILLKRFVKALDKVRNINPRRPRQLPSDATFEAEKVFLNRQTAEERKKSEEWMLDYALQKVISKLAPAQRQRVRLLIEAFETIRPFQDAEKGPQSSLIVESQENPIQSVDASSNHRKDEVNDGRDSVYLAKSLHELCNPIKPVETISSCNEEAPTNGIVEEVPEDLVSDLNAENRSIKSESPGRYCETKNVIGDNSEQFSLKKSLILNGLVRSLKANLVVPEAPSNQLDEPTRDRKDMIEKDQLETSEAPTSAVVESETQVEKQGNKGLWFMVYKHMVSDMTENNSKTLTDVADEKESKYEGSITRENSVSDESTPVINQDMHLKDRDVELRQIEAIKMVEEAIDSILPDRQPLTDNNTIDEMMEYGNGIAVEQKEESISKEGNKPSQKLSRNWSNLKKVVLLRRFIKALEKVRKFNPREPRYLPLEADSEDEKVQLRHQDTAERKGTEEWMLDYALRQVVSKLTPARKRKVELLVEAFETVKN, from the exons ATGTTCGATCAAAAGGCTGAGATTGAATCTCAAGATATGATTGAAGCAGATGAATCTGTTTCTAGTCATCAAGAAAACAGAGGAAAATTTGAATctaagaagaaaatgaagaaagtgAGGTCAATGAAGCTTCAAAGATTGTCAAGCAGAGGAAGAAAATCACAACATGATCACAAATTTTCCATCCTTTCATCTGTTGGTACAGTTGAAGTGGCAGATGCATCACCTAATTACATGAAGGGCACTAGTAGTAGTAGTTCACATGCAAAGGATAGTTTTCAG ATTGCAGAAAACGTTATCACAAACAAGAAGTTAACAAGAGTGACTACTTTGAAGGTGAAGAGAAGTTTGACTAGAAAGTTATCTGGAAGGACTGAGCAAAACAGGAAACTGAAATCATCAAGATCAATCAAGCTTGCATCTGTCAAGGGACCTAAATCAACAACAATGTTATATTCTGATTCTGAATCCGTTCATGGCAGTGATGGAAAGAATAAGAGTAGTACAAGTGATGCTGGTAACAAGTCTCAGAGAGTTATTACTAGAAGATTAAGTTTGAAGCCTGTGAGGATCTCGTCAAAAAAACCAAGTTTGCATAAAGCCACATGTTCTTCCACTATCAAGGATTCACATTTTTCTGATCAGATTGACATTCCACAAGAGGGAAGTAGTTCTCTAGGCTTATCAGCAGTTAGGGTTTGTCCATATACTTACTGCTCTCTTCATGGCCATCGCCACGGTGATTTGCCTCCACTGAAGCGCTTTGTGTCGATGAGGAGACATCAGATTAAGACACAAAAGTCTGTGAAAAAGGATGGAAGATCAAAGCAAATTGGTAATGCAAGGAAAGCCACTCAGAAAACCAAAACTGTTCAAAGTGTAGATGGAAACTCTCACTTTCACAATGTGAAAAATCTGGCAACGGATTCGTCGCCTTTTAAATCCCGTGATACTCCACCGTCCACAGTTAATGAAGGTGACACTTCAACCAAAGGCAAAAATATGGAGCCAGATTTTGAAGTATTGCAGAAGAGTTTTGGACAAGAAGAGCCTAAAACTGGTAGTACTGCTAGTGCGTCATATGGAGTGCAGGAAAGAGATcagaaatatataaaaaagtggCATTTGATGTATAAGCATGCAGTGTTAAGTAACACGGGGAAATGTGAATATAAGGTTCCCTTTGTTGAGAAGGACAAAAATAGTTATAGTGAAACAGATTCGGATATGGATGATGAAAAGAAGAATGTAATTGAGCTGGTGCAGAAAGCATTTGACGAAATTCTTCTCCCTGAAGCTGAAAACCTTTCCTCTGATGATCATTCAAAATCAAGAGGCAATGAAACAGATGAGGTGCTCTTAGACAAGTGTGAAGGTAAGATTGAAGAAAGGAATGCCACAACTTTCGCGGAATCTCCTAAAGAATTGCAGAAGATGGAGAGCAAACCAAAAAGCTGGAGCCATCTGAAAAAGGTAATCCTCTTGAAAAGGTTTGTAAAGGCATTAGAGAAGGTCAGAAACATCAACCCAAGACCAAGACAATTTCCTTCTGATGCGAACTTCGAGGCAGAAACAGTTTTGCTTAACCGACAAACAGCCGAAGAGAGGAAAAAATCGGAGGAGTGGATGCTTGACTATGCAATTCAAAAGGTTATTTCTAAACTCGCACCTGTTCAAAGACAAAAAGTGACGCTTTTAATAGAAGCTTTTGAAACAATTCGACCATTTCACGATGCTGACAATGGACCTCGGTCTACTGTGACAGTGGAATCTCAAGAAAATCCAATTCAATCAGTTGATGCTTCCTCAAATCATAGCAAGGGAGAAATAAATGAAGGAAGAGATTGTGAGGAAACTGAGGGAGCAAGGAATGACAAGAATGTGACTGCATGTgagaaaaatgatgaaaatgctACTATGGAATCAACATCAGCACATGTAGTCAAGTTTCCTGTTTTCAATGAAGCGATATTGGAGGAGGAAGTAACAATCAAAACTGAAAATATGGAGCCAGATCATAAAGTGCCGGAGAATATTTTTGTGCAGGAAGAGCCTAAGCATGGTAGTAGTAGTAGCAGTACTACTGGTGTGCCATATGGAGTGAAGGAAGGAGATcagaaatatataaaaaagtggCATTTGATGTATAAACATGCAGTATTAAGTAACACAGGAAAATGCAAAAGTGAGCTTCCGTTTGTTGGGAAGGACAATGAAGGTAGAGAGGAAGATGATATTACGTTCAATGGAGGAAAAAGCTCTTGTCACTATTATAGTGAAACAGATTCGGATATGGATGATGAAAAGAAGAATGTAATTGAGCTTGTGCAAAAAGCATTTGATGAAATTCTTCTCCCTGAAGCTGAAGACCTCACTTGTGACGGCCATTCAAAATCAAGAAGTTATGGGTCAGAAGAAGTACTCTTAGAAAAGAGTGaaggtaaagaagaagaagaaatgaatACCACAACTTTCACAGAATCTCCTAAAGAATCACAGAAGATGGAGAACAAACCGAAAAGCTGGAGTCATCTGAAAAAGTTAATCCTCTTGAAAAGGTTTGTAAAGGCATTAGATAAGGTCAGAAACATCAACCCAAGAAGACCAAGACAGTTGCCTTCAGATGCCAACTTTGAAGCAGAAAAAGTTTTGCTTAACCGACAATCAGTGGAAGAGAGGAAAAAATCGGAGGAGTGGATGCTTGACTATGCACTTCAAAAGGTTATTTCTAAATTAGCACCTGCTCAAAGACAAAAGGTGACACTTCTAATCGAAGCTTTTGAAACAATTCGACCATTTCAAGATGCTGAATATGGACCTCGGTCTACTGTGGTAGTGAAATCTCAAGAAAATCCGATTCAATCATTTGATGCTTCCTCAAATCATAGCAAGGAAGAAATAAAGGATGGAAGAGATTTTGAGGTAACTGAGAGAGCAAGGAATGACAAGAATATGACTGCATGTAATGAAAATAAGGAAAGTGCTGCTGTCGAATCAACATCAACAGATGTAGTCAAGTTTCCTGTTTTCAGTGTGGGGATATCGGAGGAGGAAGTAACAACCAAGGGCGAAAATTTGGAGCCAGATCATAAAGTGCCGCAGAAGATTTTTGTGCAGGAAGAGCCTAAACATGGTAGTAGTAATACTGGTGTGCCATATGGAGGTCAGGAAGGAGATcagaaatatataaaaaagtggCATTTGATGTATAAGCATGCGGTATTAAGTAACACGGGAAACTGTGAAAATGAGCCTCCGTTTGTTGGGAAGGACAATGAAGGTAGAGAGGAAGATGATGTCGCGTTCAATCATAGTGAAACAGATTCAGATATGGATGATGAAAAGAAGAATGTAATTGAGCTCGTGCAAAAAGCATTTGATGAAATTCTTTTCCCTGAAGCTGAAGACCTCTCTTCTGATGATCATTCTGAATCTAGAAGCTATGGCTCAGAAGATGTACTCTTAGAAAAGAATGaaggtaaagaagaagaaagaaataccACAACTTTCACCGAATCTCCTAAAGAATCACAGAAGATGGAGAACAAACCGAAAAGCTGGAGCTATCTGAAAAAGGTAATCCTCTTGAAAAGGTTTGTAAAGGCATTAGATAAGGTAAGAAACATCAATCCAAGAAGACCAAGACAATTGCCTTCAGATGCCACCTTTGAAGCGGAGAAAGTTTTTCTTAATCGCCAAACAGCGGAAGAGAGGAAAAAATCGGAGGAGTGGATGCTTGACTACGCACTTCAAAAGGTTATTTCTAAACTAGCACCTGCTCAGAGACAAAGGGTGAGACTTCTAATAGAAGCTTTTGAAACAATTCGTCCATTTCAAGATGCTGAAAAAGGACCGCAGTCTTCCCTGATAGTGGAATCTCAGGAAAATCCAATTCAATCAGTTGACGCCTCTTCAAATCATAGAAAGGATGAAGTAAACGACGGAAGAGATTCTGTTTACTTGGCTAAGTCGTTGCATGAACTTTGCAATCCTATTAAACCAGTGGAAACTATAAGCAGTTGTAATGAGGAGGCTCCAACGAATGGAATAGTCGAGGAAGTTCCAGAAGATTTGGTATCAGATTTGAATGCAGAAAATCGAAGTATCAAATCTGAGTCACCTGGGAGATATTGTGAAACCAAGAATGTCATTGGTGATAATAGTGAAcaattttctttgaaaaaaagcTTAATCCTAAATGGTCTTGTCAGATCACTTAAAGCTAATTTGGTTGTTCCAGAAGCACCGTCAAACCAATTAGACGAACCGACAAGAGACAGAAAAGATATGATTGAAAAAGATCAACTGGAAACATCCGAAGCTCCTACTAGTGCTGTTGTAGAATCTGAGACACAGGTAGAGAAACAAGGCAACAAAGGATTGTGGTTCATGGTGTATAAGCACATGGTATCAGATATGACTGAAAACAATTCCAAGACATTAACTGATGTAGCAGATGAGAAAGAGTCAAAGTATGAAGGCAGCATAACAAGAGAAAATTCTGTCTCTGATGAAAGTACACCTGTGATTAATCAAGATATGCACCTCAAGGATCGTGATGTTGAACTTCGACAGATCGAAGCCATTAAGATGGTAGAAGAAGCAATTGATTCAATCCTTCCAGACAGACAGCCACTTACTGACAACAACACAATTGATGAAATGATGGAATATGGAAATGGAATAGCCGTGGAACAAAAAGAAGAATCAATATCGAAGGAGGGAAACAAACCAAGCCAGAAATTGTCTAGAAATTGGAGCAATCTTAAAAAAGTGGTACTGCTTAGGAGATTTATCAAGGCATTGGAAAAAGTAAGGAAGTTCAACCCAAGAGAGCCTAGATATCTACCATTAGAAGCTGATTCAGAAGATGAAAAAGTTCAACTGAGGCATCAAGATACGGCAGAGAGAAAAGGCACAGAAGAATGGATGCTTGATTATGCACTTAGACAGGTTGTTTCCAAATTAACTCCAGCTAGGAAGAGAAAGGTGGAGCTTCTAGTAGAAGCTTTCGAGAccgtaaaaaattga